The following proteins come from a genomic window of Larimichthys crocea isolate SSNF chromosome III, L_crocea_2.0, whole genome shotgun sequence:
- the LOC104935202 gene encoding tetratricopeptide repeat protein 16, with the protein MDTSEERHDQSQAGEQSLFPSTRSEEEPDETRRKRTFKHLFGSSKIFLAPEEKPSERPELQGSLIIQSKAEEHYTNGQEAMGMSKYEKAVICFSKAITLQPEQTRLHVSQAEAYLQLCDFQSAAACYKQARLLEPGAFSDRLAFIYYLQGQCLFDQGLFLDAVEAFRKAAEVKPGCSAYRIRSLACLTAAGHHSDCLKLLNECIASDGPTSDYYIFRARLHKLLHQTSKCYQDVKLALALSPTCPNARAMLLQLQEASEYARQKALDRALAGQLPEALSMIDIALQNSPEDERLYLFRGTLYRRLKDFTAAIEDLVQAVELSEEEEEREVRGQVEAKDKKDEHGSVQEEAQFQLVLTYNDFAVQCFSRGLYAEATLLLNKAIEEEKGQAGLYLNRGG; encoded by the exons caggcaggagagcagagTTTATTTCCCAGTACTCGGTCAGAAGAGGAGCCGGATGAGACCAGAAGAAAGAGGACCTTCAAGCACCTTTTTGGCTCTAGTAAAATATTTCTGGCACCAGAAGAGAAACCCTCTGAAAGACCAGAGCTACAGGGGAGCCTTATCATTCAGAGCAAGGCCGAAGAACA ttaCACAAATGGACAGGAGGCCATGGGAATGTCCAAATATGAGAAGGCTGTGATCTGCTTCTCCAAAGCAATCACACTGCAGCCAGAACAG ACACGGCTGCATGTGAGCCAGGCGGAGGCCTACCTGCAGCTGTGTGACTTCcagtcagcagcagcctgtTATAAACAGGCCAGGCTCCTGGAGCCCGGAGCCTTCAGCGACCGCTTGGCCTTCATCTACTATCTCCAG ggccagtgtttgtttgaccaAGGCCTTTTCCTGGATGCTGTGGAGGCCTTCAGGAAAGCTGCTGAGGTTAAGCCTGGCTGTAGTGCTTACAGGATCAGAAG CCTGGCCTGTCTGACAGCTGCAGGTCACCACTCTGACTGTCTGAAGCTGCTGAACGAGTGTATAGCATCAGATGGTCCTACTTCTGACTATTACATCTTCAGAGCCCGACTGCACAAATTGCTCCATCAG ACATCAAAATGTTATCAAGATGTAAAGTTGGCATTGGCTTTGAGCCCAACTTGTCCAAATGCCAGAGCCATGTTGCTGCAGCTGCAAGAAGCCAGTGAGTATGCCAGACAAAAGGCCTTGGACAGAGCGTTGGCTGGCCAACTACCTGAAGCCCTCAGCATGATTGATATTGCACTGCAGAACTCCCCAGAAGACGAACGCCTTTACCTGTTCAG AGGGACTCTGTATCGACGTCTAAAAGACTTTACAGCAGCCATCGAGGATCTGGTCCAGGCTGTGGAGCtaagcgaggaggaggaggagagggaggtcagaggtcaggtggAGGCTAAAGACAAGAAGGATGAGCACGGCTCTGTGCAAGAAGAGGCACAGTTTCAGCTGGTCCTTACCTACAATGACTTTGCTGTTCAGTGCTTCAGCAGAGGCCTCTATGCTGAGGCCACTCTGCTCCTCAACAAGGCCATCGAGGAGGAGAAGGGCCAAGCCGGCCTGTACCTGAACCGAGGAG GGTGA